One window of the Oncorhynchus mykiss isolate Arlee chromosome 5, USDA_OmykA_1.1, whole genome shotgun sequence genome contains the following:
- the LOC118964733 gene encoding filaggrin-2-like, with the protein MPGHSKAGVARMTERWGGELTTAQGWTTSGQGGVPPQRTAQGWTTSGQGGSSTTEDSTGLDNIRTGWEFHHRGQHRAGQHQDRVEFHHRGQHRAGQHQDRVEFHHRGQHRAGQHQDRVEFHHRGQQSAGQHQDRVEFHHRGQHRAGQHQDRVKFHHRGQHRAGQHQDRVEFHHRGQHRAGQHQDRVEFHHRGQHRAGQHQDRVGVPPQRTAQGWTTSGQGGSVPPKTTAQGWTTSGQGGVPTTEAAQQEILRRWFSWMCVARLVWFMVIMVHTGQTTIHTGPQISWNLCPCQENTSPKLFHITLNLGIVTFIVWKLLYV; encoded by the exons TGGGGAGGAGAGCTTACTACAGCACAGGGCTGGACAACATCAGGACAGGGTGGAGTTCCACCACAGAGGACAGCACAGGGCTGGACAACATCCGGACAGGGTGGGAGTTCCACCACAGAGGACAGCACAGGGCTGGACAACATCAGGACAGGGTGGGAGTTCCACCACAGAGGACAGCACAGGGCTGGACAACATCAGGACAGGGTGGAGTTCCACCACAGAGGACAGCACAGGGCTGGACAACATCAGGACAGGGTGGAGTTCCACCACAGAGGACAGCACAGGGCTGGACAACATCAGGACAGGGTGGAGTTCCACCACAGAGGACAGCAAAGTGCTGGACAACATCAGGACAGGGTGGAGTTCCACCACAGAGGACAGCACAGGGCTGGACAACATCAGGACAGGGTGAAGTTCCACCACAGAGGACAGCACAGGGCTGGACAACATCAGGACAGGGTGGAGTTCCACCACAGAGGACAGCACAGGGCTGGACAACATCAGGACAGGGTGGAGTTCCACCACAGAGGACAGCACAGGGCTGGACAACATCAGGACAGGGTGGGAGTTCCACCACAGAGGACAGCACAGGGCTGGACAACATCAGGACAGGGTGGGAGTGTTCCACCAAAGACTACAGCACAGGGCTGGACAACATCAGGACAGGGTGGAGTTCCAACCACAGAGGCTGCACAGCAGGAG ATCCTGAGGAGATGGTTCTCTTGGATGTGTGTGGCTCGTTTGGTTTGGTTTATGGTTATAATGGTCCACACAGGGCAGACCACAATCCACACTGGACCACAAATCTCCTGGAATCTCTGTCCATGTCAGGAGAATACCAGCCCCAAACTGTTTCATATTACCTTGAATCTGGGGATAGTAACATTTATTGTTtggaaacttctgtatgtgtaa